A stretch of Meiothermus sp. QL-1 DNA encodes these proteins:
- the udk gene encoding uridine kinase: MGSVSRAFVIGVAGGSGSGKTTVAEAVMEAVGPGHVVLLPMDNYYKPQDHMAPQARARLSYDHPSAFDLDLYLAHIQELIKGRPVEMPLYSFKDYTRLKETVLVRPAPVLVLEGILLLADERLRALMNLKVFVDADPDVRFIRRLQRDIAERGRTVEMVIQQYLEQVRPMHLSFVEPSKRYADVIIPHGGHNREALAMLTARVRSLVSTLSLGG, translated from the coding sequence ATGGGCTCCGTGAGCCGCGCGTTCGTGATAGGTGTGGCCGGCGGAAGCGGCAGCGGCAAGACCACCGTGGCCGAAGCAGTGATGGAGGCGGTGGGCCCGGGGCACGTGGTGCTTCTCCCTATGGACAACTACTACAAACCCCAAGACCACATGGCCCCCCAAGCCCGGGCCCGGCTCAGCTACGACCATCCCAGCGCTTTCGACCTCGATCTGTACCTGGCGCACATCCAAGAACTCATAAAAGGCCGTCCAGTAGAAATGCCCCTCTACTCTTTCAAGGACTACACCCGCCTGAAGGAAACCGTCCTGGTGCGGCCAGCCCCGGTGTTGGTGCTCGAGGGCATCCTGCTTCTGGCCGATGAGCGGCTCCGAGCCCTTATGAACCTGAAAGTCTTCGTAGACGCCGACCCCGACGTGCGCTTTATACGACGCCTGCAGCGCGATATCGCCGAGCGGGGGCGCACGGTGGAGATGGTCATCCAGCAGTACCTGGAGCAGGTGCGGCCCATGCACCTGTCCTTCGTGGAGCCCTCCAAACGCTACGCCGACGTAATCATCCCCCATGGGGGCCACAACCGCGAGGCCCTGGCCATGCTTACTGCGCGGGTCAGAAGCCTGGTGTCCACGCTGAGTTTAGGGGGTTAG
- a CDS encoding DUF5693 family protein, with protein MDAKSLLRLLVGLSALLSLPALWPRMQAERPGPVMLVMDGEEVIEQARAQGKSVLEQMAFYRSLGVEGFAIYEQPVRSWVNRGRLTYQPAQTLALLYPEAPIRPGWFYLSGPPDWLDRLAALWTIPSERIQFGGRSWLATPVNVEFFPAGYDLELAQALKAQGYYLAARPLDHPYRRYDGMLVPPEASVVIFTGLDVLGYKAHLEGVAERLERPIAWIEGSPQRGFTELAQSLPVRRLFSIRPEWQDKLAPAETADKFVLAARERGHQLLYLRPYRNPTETEEFLKALRHDLERSRIPIGEPTGRSFTPSPLRHAAWVGVLAGLGLLALGLPQPFGIPVAGLLGLLALGVAGAQAGPLLAAMVFPALGFLERYTGLRLWLAAVVYALLGVVFLAALGSRPESVLGLEPFRGVSLTLLVPPLLVALSFLPRAYRPALTALYNHPLRLGEVGLALVGLALVGLAVLRRGNDAAPSLVPEWELQLRAFLQDVMVRPRFKEIFAHALAPIALLLPWPTWLKNALLVLVAVGMGSILNTFAHYHTPLSISFFRVLNGLLLGLLLGLVGVWAMQRLRQWWLR; from the coding sequence GTGGACGCGAAAAGCTTGTTGCGCCTTCTGGTGGGCCTATCGGCCCTGCTCTCGCTGCCGGCCCTCTGGCCCCGGATGCAGGCCGAGCGGCCCGGCCCGGTGATGCTGGTGATGGACGGTGAGGAGGTCATCGAGCAGGCCCGGGCCCAGGGGAAAAGCGTGCTGGAGCAGATGGCCTTCTACCGCTCGCTTGGGGTGGAGGGGTTTGCTATCTACGAACAACCGGTGCGCAGTTGGGTGAACCGGGGCAGGCTCACCTACCAACCCGCCCAGACCCTGGCGCTGCTCTACCCCGAAGCCCCCATCCGTCCAGGCTGGTTCTACCTAAGTGGCCCCCCCGACTGGCTGGACCGCCTGGCCGCCCTCTGGACCATTCCCAGCGAGAGGATCCAGTTCGGGGGGCGAAGCTGGCTGGCCACCCCGGTCAACGTGGAGTTCTTCCCTGCCGGCTACGACCTGGAGCTGGCCCAGGCCCTGAAGGCCCAGGGCTACTACCTAGCGGCCCGACCTCTCGACCACCCCTACCGCCGCTACGACGGTATGCTGGTGCCTCCCGAGGCCAGCGTGGTGATCTTCACCGGGCTCGATGTGCTTGGATACAAGGCCCACCTGGAGGGGGTGGCCGAGCGGCTCGAAAGGCCCATCGCCTGGATCGAAGGCTCCCCGCAGCGGGGCTTCACCGAGCTGGCCCAAAGCCTCCCGGTGCGCCGGCTGTTTAGCATCCGGCCTGAGTGGCAGGACAAGCTCGCCCCAGCCGAAACGGCCGATAAGTTCGTCCTGGCCGCACGTGAGCGGGGCCACCAGCTTCTCTACCTACGCCCCTACCGCAACCCCACTGAAACCGAGGAATTCCTCAAAGCCCTGCGGCACGACCTCGAGCGCTCCCGCATCCCCATAGGCGAACCCACAGGGCGGAGCTTCACCCCCTCCCCGCTGCGCCATGCAGCCTGGGTGGGGGTGCTGGCCGGGCTCGGCCTTCTGGCCCTGGGCCTACCCCAGCCCTTCGGTATCCCGGTGGCGGGGCTTTTGGGACTGCTCGCCTTGGGTGTGGCGGGGGCACAGGCCGGGCCCCTCCTCGCCGCCATGGTCTTCCCGGCCCTGGGCTTCTTGGAGCGGTACACGGGGCTTCGGCTCTGGCTGGCCGCGGTCGTCTACGCCCTGCTCGGGGTGGTCTTCCTGGCCGCCCTGGGCAGCCGGCCCGAGAGCGTATTGGGACTGGAACCCTTCCGCGGGGTCTCGCTTACTCTGCTGGTCCCGCCCCTGCTGGTGGCCCTCTCCTTCCTGCCCCGGGCCTACAGGCCGGCCCTCACCGCGCTGTACAACCACCCCCTGCGCCTGGGGGAGGTGGGGCTGGCCCTGGTGGGGCTGGCCCTGGTGGGGCTGGCGGTGCTGCGGCGGGGCAACGATGCGGCCCCCAGCCTGGTGCCCGAGTGGGAGCTACAGCTTCGGGCCTTTTTGCAGGACGTGATGGTGCGGCCCCGCTTCAAGGAGATCTTCGCCCACGCCCTGGCTCCCATCGCCCTGCTTCTGCCCTGGCCCACCTGGCTCAAAAACGCTCTGCTGGTGCTGGTGGCAGTGGGCATGGGCTCCATCCTCAACACCTTTGCCCACTACCACACCCCCCTCTCCATCTCCTTCTTCCGGGTACTCAACGGACTCCTGCTGGGCCTTCTCCTGGGGCTGGTGGGGGTCTGGGCGATGCAGCGGCTCCGGCAATGGTGGCTCAGGTAG
- a CDS encoding carbohydrate kinase family protein, with product MVVLAGEVLVELRGTNAVAHPGLAYAGGLGGAVLHTAAILARVGLPTRFVGEVGEDFLGRWALAQISGNRIETRFVRARPELGTHLRLVELGEKGHSSLYRVYGETRFEPDSAAMARARWFHFGSSWALEARNAEGLLHLLEIALEHDIPVSFDPSLEVSPGEEAWAQIQRYMPFVSVLKASLNDARRLFPLAPDDPQVLLEHLVELGAPVTVLTLGAAGAMAAFRTRMLRVPGVKVTVMDTQGAGEAFSAGLIYGFLKHELSSRLGLVLWEGTSLPVILASACHLAAITCTVEGPAPPEPGLNAWWERFG from the coding sequence ATGGTTGTCCTGGCAGGGGAGGTTTTGGTGGAGCTGAGGGGCACCAATGCTGTAGCCCATCCCGGCCTTGCCTATGCAGGTGGCCTGGGGGGAGCGGTCCTTCACACTGCCGCCATTCTGGCGCGGGTGGGCCTTCCTACCCGCTTCGTGGGGGAGGTGGGGGAGGATTTCCTGGGCCGCTGGGCCCTGGCCCAAATCTCCGGGAACCGAATCGAGACCCGCTTTGTTCGGGCGCGTCCGGAGCTTGGCACCCACTTGCGTTTGGTCGAGCTGGGGGAGAAGGGGCATTCGAGCCTGTATCGGGTTTACGGCGAGACCCGCTTTGAGCCCGACAGCGCGGCCATGGCCCGGGCCCGGTGGTTTCACTTTGGCTCGAGCTGGGCCCTCGAGGCCCGCAACGCTGAGGGCCTTCTGCACCTCCTGGAGATTGCCCTCGAGCACGATATCCCGGTTAGCTTCGATCCCAGCCTGGAAGTCTCCCCAGGAGAGGAGGCCTGGGCCCAGATCCAGCGTTACATGCCCTTCGTCTCGGTGCTCAAAGCCAGCCTGAACGATGCTCGGCGGCTCTTCCCCCTGGCCCCCGATGACCCCCAGGTGCTCCTGGAACACCTGGTGGAGCTGGGGGCTCCTGTCACTGTCCTCACCCTGGGGGCGGCGGGCGCCATGGCCGCCTTTCGCACCCGCATGCTGCGGGTGCCAGGGGTGAAGGTGACGGTGATGGACACCCAGGGTGCAGGGGAGGCCTTCAGCGCCGGTCTGATCTACGGCTTTCTGAAGCACGAGCTTAGCTCCAGGCTGGGGCTTGTGCTCTGGGAGGGCACTTCTCTTCCGGTTATCCTGGCCTCGGCCTGCCACCTGGCGGCCATCACCTGCACCGTAGAAGGGCCGGCCCCGCCGGAACCCGGCCTCAACGCCTGGTGGGAGCGTTTTGGCTAG
- the trpE gene encoding anthranilate synthase component I, with the protein MSRTLPVKKTLLADLETPVTAYLKLSEKTSPSFLLESVEGGKAWARWSFVGVGARNTWRYKDGVFTLNGREVPTEDPLRTLYEAVARPIAPDPDLPLFWGGAVGYAAYDLVRAYERLPAQKPDLLGIPDLLFVEPEVVLVFDQFKQQLHIVAPALEEERARALERIAWAEKKLKGPLPGVPGERAGRRVEFVPSLSQAEFEARVERALEYIRAGDIFQVVPSLRFSAPLGVHPFAIYRALRSVNPSPYMGFLDLGEVTLVSSSPESLLRSDGRRVTTRPIAGTRRRGKDAQEDRALAEELLADEKERAEHVMLVDLARNDLGRVCRYGSVRPRELMVVEYYSHVMHIVSTVEGELAPEKTPLDALAAVLPMGTVSGAPKIRAMEIIEELEPARRGAYGGAFGYLAYDGHMDMALTLRTIVVANEGVHIQAGAGVVYDSRPEAEYQECLNKAQAMLKAVRMAEEGL; encoded by the coding sequence ATGTCAAGAACCCTTCCCGTCAAGAAGACCCTGCTGGCCGACCTCGAGACCCCGGTTACGGCCTACCTGAAGCTCTCCGAAAAAACCTCCCCCAGCTTCCTGCTGGAGTCGGTGGAAGGGGGCAAGGCCTGGGCTCGCTGGAGCTTCGTGGGGGTGGGGGCCAGAAACACTTGGCGCTACAAGGATGGGGTGTTCACCCTGAATGGAAGGGAGGTGCCCACCGAAGACCCCCTCCGCACCCTCTACGAAGCGGTGGCGCGGCCCATCGCCCCCGACCCCGACCTGCCCCTTTTTTGGGGTGGGGCGGTGGGCTACGCTGCGTACGACCTGGTCCGGGCCTACGAGCGCCTCCCGGCCCAGAAGCCCGACCTGCTCGGAATCCCCGACCTTCTCTTCGTGGAGCCGGAGGTGGTGCTGGTCTTCGACCAGTTCAAGCAGCAGCTCCACATCGTGGCCCCGGCGCTAGAGGAGGAGCGGGCCCGGGCCCTGGAGCGTATCGCCTGGGCCGAGAAGAAGCTCAAGGGGCCCTTGCCGGGGGTGCCGGGGGAACGGGCGGGGCGGCGGGTGGAGTTCGTGCCCAGCCTCTCCCAGGCGGAGTTCGAGGCCCGGGTCGAACGGGCCTTGGAGTACATCCGCGCGGGGGACATCTTTCAGGTGGTGCCCTCGCTGCGCTTTTCGGCTCCTCTCGGGGTCCACCCCTTTGCCATCTACCGCGCCTTGCGTTCGGTGAACCCCAGCCCCTACATGGGTTTTCTGGACCTGGGTGAGGTTACCCTGGTCTCCTCCAGTCCCGAAAGCCTCCTGCGCTCGGATGGGCGAAGGGTCACCACCCGGCCCATCGCGGGGACGCGCCGACGGGGCAAGGACGCCCAGGAGGACCGGGCTTTGGCCGAGGAGCTGCTGGCCGATGAGAAGGAGCGGGCCGAGCACGTGATGCTGGTAGACCTTGCCCGCAATGACCTTGGCCGGGTCTGCCGCTATGGCAGCGTGCGCCCCAGGGAGCTTATGGTGGTGGAGTACTACTCCCACGTGATGCATATTGTCTCCACGGTGGAGGGCGAGCTTGCCCCGGAGAAAACCCCTCTGGACGCCCTGGCTGCGGTCCTGCCCATGGGGACGGTGTCGGGCGCCCCCAAGATCCGGGCCATGGAGATCATCGAGGAGCTCGAGCCCGCCCGCCGGGGGGCCTACGGAGGGGCTTTTGGTTACCTGGCCTACGACGGCCACATGGATATGGCCCTCACCCTGCGTACCATCGTGGTTGCGAACGAGGGGGTACACATCCAGGCTGGGGCCGGGGTGGTCTACGACTCCCGGCCCGAGGCCGAGTACCAGGAGTGCTTGAACAAGGCCCAGGCCATGCTGAAGGCGGTTCGGATGGCCGAGGAGGGATTGTGA
- a CDS encoding glycosyltransferase family 2 protein encodes MSPLFSVVIPTHNRAPLLRRTLEAFLRQEGPTFELIVVDDGSVDATAALLESFRDPRLRVVRQPNRGLALARNAGAARAAGDFVLFSDDDMVPEPGFLQAHLELHRRYPSAAVVSRSYIPESLGQAPFTRFWRAQTEAGVRGKGDGALLGWGGFWFASLSLPRVLLPPEPFACFQEYGWEEHELGWRLWQKGVRPRLALHARVAHEDRVSLEAALAKRRSMGRMAWQFYRLHPHPLVALWTGVHPLFRAYKRWTYPWARAERLLEDRSWEQGEGAFRGYRFLLEAAYARGLLEGLVSLR; translated from the coding sequence ATGAGCCCTCTGTTCAGCGTGGTTATCCCTACCCACAACCGCGCGCCGTTGCTGCGGCGCACCCTGGAGGCTTTTTTGCGCCAGGAAGGCCCCACGTTTGAACTGATTGTGGTGGACGACGGCTCTGTGGATGCTACGGCGGCGCTGCTGGAGAGTTTCCGCGACCCCAGGCTGCGGGTGGTGCGCCAGCCCAACCGGGGCCTGGCCCTGGCCCGCAACGCCGGGGCGGCTCGGGCGGCTGGGGATTTCGTGCTCTTCAGCGACGACGACATGGTGCCCGAGCCTGGCTTTCTTCAAGCCCACCTGGAGCTGCACCGGCGATACCCCAGCGCGGCTGTGGTGAGCCGCAGCTACATCCCCGAGTCGCTGGGCCAGGCGCCCTTCACCCGGTTCTGGCGGGCGCAGACCGAGGCGGGGGTGCGGGGTAAGGGGGACGGAGCCCTCCTTGGCTGGGGGGGCTTCTGGTTTGCCAGCCTTTCCTTACCAAGGGTTTTGCTCCCTCCCGAGCCCTTTGCCTGTTTCCAGGAGTACGGCTGGGAGGAGCACGAGCTGGGCTGGCGGCTTTGGCAGAAGGGGGTCCGGCCCCGCCTGGCCCTTCACGCCCGAGTTGCGCACGAGGACCGGGTCTCGCTGGAGGCCGCGCTGGCCAAGCGGCGCAGCATGGGGCGGATGGCCTGGCAGTTCTACCGCCTGCACCCCCACCCCTTGGTGGCCCTCTGGACCGGGGTGCACCCCCTTTTCAGGGCCTATAAGCGTTGGACCTATCCCTGGGCCAGGGCTGAGCGGCTCTTGGAGGACAGGAGCTGGGAGCAGGGCGAGGGGGCCTTCCGGGGGTACCGCTTCCTGCTCGAGGCCGCCTACGCCCGGGGGCTCCTTGAGGGGCTGGTAAGCCTTCGGTAG
- the csaB gene encoding polysaccharide pyruvyl transferase CsaB, which yields MRVGVSGYYGFKNAGDEAILEAMVQEIKARGHQAVVFSSNPSETAERYGVEAVQRTHPLRVWQALGRVDLLLSGGGGLLQDKTSRLSLWYYLSIIALARRRGKPVYVFNQSLGPLSPWGEQRVRRALRGVPCFLRDETSLSYARRLGLEAHLGADPALLLTPPPVEREPNMVLLVPKYGTEAANASLHRLAERLRVEGYEVAVLALQPGFDEPVLEKFKSFTRELAWDPRRVSYLLAQAGYVVSVRLHGAILAAAFGTPFAGIAYDPKVAGFCRDAGAPCVDLPGDPELLAAAVLGRRQPNWKAIETMKERARASFDLVLSKRQLGRVKSSG from the coding sequence ATGCGCGTGGGGGTCAGCGGGTACTACGGTTTCAAAAACGCCGGCGATGAGGCAATCCTCGAGGCCATGGTGCAAGAGATTAAAGCCCGCGGGCACCAGGCCGTGGTATTCTCCAGCAATCCCAGCGAGACCGCCGAACGCTACGGGGTCGAAGCGGTGCAGCGGACCCACCCACTCAGGGTCTGGCAGGCCCTGGGCCGGGTTGATCTGCTCCTCTCGGGCGGTGGCGGGCTGTTGCAGGACAAGACCTCCCGCCTGAGCCTTTGGTACTACCTCTCCATCATCGCCCTGGCCCGGCGGCGGGGCAAGCCGGTCTACGTCTTCAACCAGTCCCTTGGACCCTTGAGCCCCTGGGGGGAGCAGCGGGTGCGGCGGGCTCTGCGCGGGGTGCCTTGCTTCCTCCGCGACGAGACCTCGCTCAGCTATGCCCGCCGGCTGGGGCTGGAGGCCCACCTGGGGGCCGACCCGGCCCTGCTCCTGACCCCGCCCCCTGTCGAGCGAGAGCCGAACATGGTGCTCCTGGTGCCCAAGTACGGCACTGAAGCGGCCAACGCCAGTCTGCACCGGCTGGCCGAGCGGCTGCGGGTGGAAGGGTACGAGGTGGCGGTGCTGGCGCTGCAGCCGGGCTTCGACGAACCGGTGCTGGAGAAGTTCAAGAGCTTCACCCGCGAGCTGGCCTGGGACCCTCGGCGGGTGAGCTACCTGCTGGCTCAGGCCGGCTATGTGGTCTCGGTCAGGCTGCACGGGGCCATACTGGCGGCTGCCTTTGGCACTCCCTTTGCGGGGATAGCCTACGACCCCAAGGTGGCCGGCTTCTGCCGCGATGCAGGGGCCCCTTGCGTGGATTTACCCGGGGACCCCGAGCTCTTGGCCGCTGCGGTGCTGGGCCGACGCCAGCCCAACTGGAAAGCCATCGAGACCATGAAGGAGCGGGCCCGAGCCAGCTTCGACCTGGTGCTTTCCAAGCGCCAGCTGGGCCGGGTGAAAAGCTCGGGATAG
- a CDS encoding lipid-A-disaccharide synthase-related protein yields the protein MRRILVVSNGHGEDTIGVALARALGALGYGVEAVPLVGRGRAYEEAGFAVRGPRQEMPSGGFALESLRALWADLRAGWFTMSLAHYKAVREAARGACATLVVGDVYALGVGSLFGRRPLFLMQCRSSVRAGPGRPYSVTERLMMRRAARVYPREAEGETWLRACGLGNVVYLGNPMLDALEDDAPALPPPYLLLLPGSRQDAYESLPRMLEAARRLGDTGLTPVVAWAGLPLEGTSMGEWQVEPQRFCHPDGTTVHLVRGLSKALLLGSRVALSTSGTAAEQAAGYGVPLVGFPTSGPQYTRAFAERQKRLLADALMLVDPDPGAIAAGVRRFLASAELQARARAAGRAAMGEPGAAQRIALDLHRHLVM from the coding sequence ATGAGGCGCATTCTCGTCGTCTCCAACGGGCACGGTGAGGATACTATCGGGGTTGCGCTGGCCAGGGCCCTGGGGGCCCTGGGCTACGGGGTGGAGGCGGTGCCCCTGGTGGGGCGGGGCCGGGCCTACGAGGAGGCCGGCTTTGCGGTGCGGGGACCCCGGCAGGAGATGCCCTCTGGGGGTTTTGCCCTGGAAAGCCTCCGGGCCCTTTGGGCCGACCTGCGGGCCGGCTGGTTCACGATGAGCCTGGCCCATTACAAGGCCGTGCGGGAAGCAGCACGGGGGGCCTGCGCTACGTTGGTGGTGGGCGATGTGTATGCGCTTGGGGTGGGGAGCCTTTTCGGCAGGCGCCCGCTTTTCCTGATGCAGTGCCGCTCCTCGGTTCGGGCGGGGCCGGGCCGCCCTTACAGCGTCACTGAGCGGCTTATGATGCGGCGGGCGGCGCGGGTTTATCCCCGGGAGGCCGAAGGGGAGACCTGGCTCAGGGCCTGCGGGCTCGGCAACGTGGTCTACCTGGGCAACCCTATGCTGGACGCGCTGGAAGACGACGCCCCGGCGCTTCCTCCTCCCTATTTGCTCCTGCTGCCTGGCTCGCGCCAGGACGCCTACGAAAGCCTTCCCAGGATGCTCGAGGCCGCCCGGCGCTTGGGCGACACGGGCCTCACCCCGGTGGTGGCCTGGGCCGGCTTGCCGCTCGAGGGGACTTCTATGGGCGAGTGGCAGGTGGAGCCACAGCGCTTCTGCCACCCCGATGGCACCACCGTTCACCTGGTCCGGGGGCTTTCCAAAGCCCTCTTGCTGGGCTCGCGGGTGGCTCTATCCACCAGCGGCACCGCCGCCGAGCAGGCCGCCGGGTATGGGGTGCCGCTGGTGGGCTTTCCTACGTCGGGGCCACAGTACACCCGCGCTTTCGCCGAGCGGCAGAAGCGGTTGCTGGCCGACGCCCTGATGCTGGTGGACCCCGACCCTGGGGCCATTGCCGCGGGGGTGCGGCGGTTTTTGGCCTCCGCCGAGCTGCAGGCGCGGGCCCGGGCGGCCGGGAGGGCCGCCATGGGCGAGCCCGGGGCCGCCCAGCGGATTGCCCTGGACCTGCACCGGCACCTCGTTATGTAA
- a CDS encoding glycosyltransferase family 2 protein, which yields MAVTGREASVREGMLSLIVPTHNRRALLEKKLRGLEEQAGHFEVVVVADGCTDDTLTFLRGYQPPYPLRVLETPGLGAAGARNRGVEAAEGEVILFSDDDVMLMPGCVAAHQQAHARASRPTVFVGKLRLPKELKGSGAAEMLGPRAFWWNFTGNNSSLPKALLSAVGGYDAEGFAGYGGEDPDLGYRLMRAGARFVFLPEAEALHEAWAHQGEAMRRARRAGAAHMRVYRKYGDSAIAWALGVHPVLLALKMAVLPWAKPLLGPRGDFELAYAWGAWEEYQAPR from the coding sequence ATGGCCGTAACGGGACGCGAAGCATCGGTTCGGGAAGGGATGCTCTCCCTCATCGTGCCCACCCACAACCGCCGGGCGCTTCTGGAGAAAAAGCTGCGCGGCCTGGAGGAGCAGGCCGGGCATTTTGAGGTGGTGGTGGTGGCCGACGGCTGCACCGACGATACCCTGACGTTTTTGCGCGGCTACCAGCCTCCCTATCCCCTGCGGGTGCTGGAGACCCCGGGGCTGGGCGCGGCGGGGGCCCGCAACCGGGGGGTGGAGGCGGCTGAGGGGGAGGTGATTCTCTTTTCCGACGACGATGTGATGCTGATGCCGGGGTGCGTTGCCGCCCACCAGCAGGCCCACGCCCGGGCCTCGAGGCCCACCGTTTTTGTGGGGAAATTGCGCCTGCCGAAGGAACTCAAGGGCAGTGGGGCCGCCGAGATGCTGGGGCCCAGGGCTTTTTGGTGGAACTTCACCGGCAACAACAGCAGCCTGCCCAAGGCCCTGCTCAGTGCGGTAGGGGGCTATGACGCCGAGGGGTTTGCCGGCTACGGGGGAGAGGACCCCGACCTGGGCTACCGCCTTATGAGGGCAGGGGCTCGCTTTGTGTTTCTCCCCGAAGCCGAGGCTTTGCACGAGGCCTGGGCCCATCAGGGCGAGGCGATGCGCCGGGCCCGCCGGGCCGGGGCGGCCCATATGCGGGTCTACCGCAAGTATGGGGATTCGGCCATTGCCTGGGCCCTTGGGGTTCACCCGGTGTTGCTGGCGCTGAAGATGGCCGTTCTGCCCTGGGCCAAGCCGTTGCTGGGGCCCAGGGGCGATTTCGAGCTGGCCTACGCCTGGGGGGCATGGGAGGAGTACCAGGCGCCGCGATGA
- a CDS encoding aminodeoxychorismate/anthranilate synthase component II, with translation MIDNYDSFTYNLVQYLGELGARVTVWRNDQFRLEDVADLDPQGIVVSPGPCTPKEAGLSVPLIKRYAPRYPILGVCLGHQSIGAAFGARVVRHRLIVHGKTSPIRHDGTGVFAGLKNPLRATRYHSLVVEDLPDELLANAWTDEAGGQTVMGLRHRRYPTHGVQFHPESVLTEEGRAMLANFLALC, from the coding sequence ATGATCGACAACTACGACTCTTTCACCTACAACCTGGTGCAGTACCTGGGCGAGCTGGGGGCCCGGGTGACGGTCTGGCGCAACGACCAGTTCCGCCTGGAGGACGTGGCCGACCTGGACCCCCAGGGCATCGTGGTGAGCCCGGGGCCCTGCACCCCCAAGGAGGCCGGGCTCTCGGTGCCCCTCATAAAGCGCTACGCCCCCCGCTACCCCATCTTGGGGGTCTGCCTGGGCCATCAGAGCATCGGGGCGGCCTTTGGCGCCCGGGTGGTGCGGCACCGCCTGATTGTGCACGGCAAGACCAGCCCCATCCGCCACGACGGCACCGGCGTCTTCGCCGGCCTCAAGAACCCTCTGCGCGCCACCCGCTACCACTCGCTGGTGGTGGAGGACCTGCCGGACGAGCTTTTGGCTAACGCATGGACGGATGAGGCCGGGGGGCAGACGGTGATGGGCCTGCGCCATCGGCGCTACCCCACCCACGGGGTGCAGTTTCACCCCGAGTCGGTCCTGACCGAGGAGGGGCGGGCCATGCTGGCCAACTTCCTGGCGCTGTGCTGA
- the trpD gene encoding anthranilate phosphoribosyltransferase, whose translation MDALKKALLAEPLSRSEAYALMQRIMAGDLTPVQTAGVLMALRTRGETPEEIAGFAEGMREAAVRVNTQRKPLLDIVGTGGVAPEAFNISTTTCFVVAAGGVAVAKHGNRAASSKSGSFDLLEALGIRIDLPVEKVAESIDTLGLGFLFARNHHPAMRHVAPVRAELGVRTVFNLLGPLTNPAFATLNLVGVSSPALLETFARVLRDLGSSRALVVHGRMERAGRLEAVDELVLGENQVAELRDGQIRTYRLHPEEVGLSPAPYEALGGGTAAENAVEARAILGGQQKGPKRDAVALNAGAAFYLAGQVESVAEGVRRAQELLEAGVGLELLERLVRFTQA comes from the coding sequence GTGGACGCACTGAAGAAAGCCCTTTTGGCGGAGCCTCTGTCCCGTTCGGAGGCCTATGCCCTGATGCAGCGGATTATGGCCGGCGACCTGACCCCGGTGCAGACCGCTGGTGTACTCATGGCCCTGCGTACCCGGGGCGAGACCCCCGAGGAAATCGCTGGGTTTGCCGAGGGGATGCGCGAGGCGGCGGTGCGGGTCAATACCCAGCGCAAGCCTCTGCTGGACATCGTGGGCACCGGGGGGGTGGCCCCGGAGGCCTTCAACATCTCCACCACCACCTGCTTCGTGGTGGCTGCCGGGGGGGTGGCGGTGGCCAAGCACGGCAACCGGGCGGCTTCCTCTAAGTCGGGCTCGTTTGACCTGCTCGAGGCCCTGGGCATTCGGATTGATCTGCCGGTGGAGAAGGTGGCCGAGAGCATCGACACCCTGGGGCTGGGTTTTCTCTTCGCCCGCAACCACCACCCCGCCATGCGCCACGTGGCCCCGGTGCGGGCCGAGCTGGGGGTGCGCACCGTCTTCAACCTGCTGGGCCCTCTGACCAACCCGGCCTTTGCCACCCTGAACCTGGTGGGGGTGAGCAGCCCGGCGCTGCTGGAGACCTTTGCCCGGGTGCTGCGCGATTTGGGCTCGAGCCGGGCCCTGGTGGTCCACGGCCGCATGGAACGGGCAGGCCGCCTGGAGGCGGTGGACGAGCTGGTGCTGGGCGAGAACCAGGTGGCCGAGCTTCGGGACGGGCAAATCCGAACCTACCGCCTGCACCCCGAGGAGGTGGGCCTCAGCCCGGCCCCCTACGAGGCTCTGGGAGGGGGTACGGCCGCCGAGAACGCGGTGGAGGCCCGGGCCATTCTGGGCGGCCAGCAGAAGGGCCCCAAGCGCGATGCGGTGGCCCTCAACGCCGGGGCGGCCTTCTATCTGGCGGGCCAGGTTGAAAGCGTCGCCGAAGGGGTCAGGCGGGCCCAGGAGCTGCTGGAGGCGGGCGTGGGGCTCGAGCTGCTGGAGCGGCTGGTACGCTTTACCCAGGCATGA